CTTTATGGCTCAGAGGGGTTCAGTATCAAGTGAGATCATGAATATGAAGGTActttatatattgtaaaatgccAGGCAGTTTAATTCAATCCTGGTCACTCACATACGCCTGGAAAACACTGATGACGGAAAGGCTGTTTTACCTGTTCACTTCCACTTCCTGATGTTGAGTGATCCAGGAGAACCTCTAATTGACTCTCTTCTTGTCCCTCTCCATTTGCTCCCCCAGGGTCACTCAGGATGTGTCAACTGTCTGGAGTGGAATGAGAAAGGAGAGTAAGTATGAGCTCCGACACCTAGGGGGTGCTGGAGAATGGTATGGGGAGGTTGGGAGAAGGGGactttccttcctctttgtaGATCTAAGGAAAAGAGTGGACCCAAGAGTGGAGACTGCTGCTCTGTGCTATGTACTTAAGTTTAGTTCATCATTATCAATACACAGTTAAACAATGAATCCCAGATAGATGGAAAGTTGAATGACCTTCCAAACCCTGTTTTTTTGATAAGCTATTGCATTTAAGGAATGATGAGAAATTCTCAGGACAAAATAGAAGAGAATCAATCACTGTTTACAAGATAACCTTATATTCTGTGACATCTACTGTTCTTCAAGTTCTGTGTAGCCTAAGTCCTTATCAACTGGGAAACATGGGATAGAGGAAGTGGGGGCAGGAACTTGAGGAGAGGTCAGAActgttctttctctctacttGCAGCTTGCTGGCCTCTGGTTCTGATGACCAGCACACGATTGTGTGGGACCCGCTGCACCATAAGAAGCTGCTTTCCATGCACACAGGACACactgcaaatatcttttctgtcAAGGTGAGCAGGATAAGCCACAAAGCAAGTGAATGGTGTGACTGGGCTGTGCACATGgttgtgtttgcatgtgtgtgtcccATGTATACCCTGGGGTCACAGACATCTTTGTGATCTGAGCATCTGCTGGTGATTCCTGAAATTCCGTCTCTTTTCCATGCTCTGCTTCTTCTCTTAGAGCCAAGAGGCCAGCTCCAAATAAATTTATACTTATGTGAGTGGTGATGATGGGAGGTATGGTTCTGAGCATGAACTTCAGTAGCAGGCAGACCTGTGTTTGACTCCCTCATCTGCTCCTTGGAAGCTGTGTGAACTGGGAAAATCAGCTGACCCCTCTGGGCCtgtttacccatctgtaaaaagGAAGTAGCTAAGGAAAATCCCCCAcgttaatgaataaatgagtaaataaataatttaactaaAAAAGGAAGTAGCAATCCACAGCGCTGATATTACAGTTCAATGAGATGATTGATTTAAAAAGCACCTGTCACAGGTGATTTTAGCTGTTCTACTTTTCATAGGAAATGAGTCTCTGATTGTTGGTCGAGGGGAGTTGAGCTGAGAAGAGGGGAGGCAGGGGACTTAAAGGACTTCAGACCTCTGAAGACCTGTTACGTGGAAGTGACATGAAACTTGTGCCTCTCGGTCCCAGAGAACAGACCTAGGAGTAGTGACTGTTAAGTTTTCAGAAGCCAATGTAGGCCTGATGAAGGAAAGGATTGTCTAATGCTTAGAGATATTTGAAAAAGGTAAAATGGGCCTTCTGAGGATGTAGTAAATGTCCTAGCACTGAGGTATTCCTCACTGGGCACTTTCATCTGCTAGGTTGAAGGCTGAAGGAAATGGCCTTTAAGtctttccagctctgaaattctgTAATGGATGTATGTGAGAGTGAGGCTGTCCTTTGGAAAGCCTCACTAATCTAAGAAATGTTTTCCTAATTAATATCAAGATGAATTACAAGATACCTGAAGAAGAAGATAGATTCAAGAGCTCAAAACCAACTTATTTCACTAATCAGAGCTTCTTTCCTAAGCTCGATGATTCTCATCTCCTGTTCCAGGGGCCAATCCTAGATGAATTTCTGTGATTTGAGAGACAGAACAATGCTGATTCACCTCTTGCATGATGAACAGAGACTGCTTTCCTCCCCTGAAAAGTGTTAGGTCCAGTTTAAATCTGTGGGGTCAGATCTGGGGAAGGGACCTAAGCTATCAGTTTGGCATCATAGAACACAAAATGTTGAGTTCAGAGACCAGAATTGGACAATGACCTTGATACTCCCTAATAGTaagaccttgggcaaggcacttATATTCACAGACTCTCAGCCTCCTCTTCTGTTATAAAAAGGTATAGAAAAGGGTTCCTCTCTCTTCTGGTGATAAAACACCACAGATCTATTTATTTAACCCACGAGCTCCCCCTGGTGGCGTCTATAGTGTGGACCGAGTATGGCAGTGGCCACAAGCTCTTCCCAAGGGTTCTCCTGTTTATTTCTATTGCGCGTGGGGTATATGTTGTCTCCAGCCAGGATTAAAGACTACTAGTTGTTCCTAAAAATGATCAAATTCCATCTGTTTCATCTAGCCCTTAAGCTGGTGAGCTATTAGAGAAGTACATGTGGAAAGAGTGAATTGTTAAAGTCAAGTGGGGCTTTAGCTACTTAAATGCAGGAAAATGTCAACACCCTCTCCCTCACCACCCCCAGACCCCAGCACCCATTCAGCCTTGTTGTGGGCTGGGAGAAACTTttcaactaagaaaaaaagataattcaatCTTTCAAacttaagaaagaagagaataacTCAACTAACACCACACCcgaatatttttcttcctcaacaCTAGGTGATAGAactgtatatgttttaaaaattattaatcaaaGTTATGTTTGCGGCTATTTTGACCTTGCCATATGTGATCTGGAATATTTTGTTCTCAACTTCATCAGAATGATGGGGTTGTCCTTTTGAATAATGGCCACATAAAGATGTATTCTTTTGATGCTCAGCCCTTCCCCAAGTTCTGACTTTTGAGCCATTTCCAGCACTTGCCATTATAAGGAGTGCTACTTGGAGCATTTCTGCATAGgtcccttttttcttttagaattatttctCAGAAGTGGAAGTTTTAGGTCAAAAGATAGAAATAGTTTTTATGTTTCTTACCTATTGCCAGATTGTTCTCCAGAAATATTGGAACCAATTTAAAACACCCACTCCCTTATAACACTGAAAGTCCTTTTCATTTCAAGACTAATTTATTACTTAACCCCCAGGTTATTAAATAGCCATCATGAGGCATATAGGAGTCAGACAGACTTGAGTTTGAATTGACAGTCCTCCTGAATGCTAGTACCAAACCTCAATTTTTAATGGGGTTATTGTAAGTATTAATAAGATAAATTACCTGCTCAATGTCTAGCACATGGTAAATGCTTAGTAAGTGGTAACAGCTATGATTATCATCCATTCAGCTCTTACCTGGGGAAGAATCAGAGGAAGAGAGTTCCTTAGGTAGTCCAGCTTGGCATAGGTCAGGACCACTCTGGCAAAATAAAGGTGTACATCCTGATTTTGACCTCTAGGCCTACAGGCTGATGCTCGAGATCCAAAGTTTTCTTGGTGGATTGTCTTGGATGGGCTCGTTTTCTTATCTGATATGGAGAGGGGAAAAAGGTGCTACATCCAGGCTAGTCTCCTTCCGTGGCCTAGCCCCACCACCTGCCAACCTCTTCTTCAATCTCTCCCAAGCAGTTCCTGCCTCACGCTGGGGACCGCATCTTGATCACAGGGGCAGCTGACTCCAAGGTGCATGTCCACGACCTGACAGTAAAGGAGACGATCCACATGTTTGGAGACCACACAAACCGGGTGAAACGCATCGCCACGGCGCCCATGTGGCCCAACACATTCTGGAGCGCTGCTGAGGATGGGCTTATCCGGTGAGGGCCTGAGGCAGGGAGTGGGGCCCGTGCCTCCCCGGCTCCCACTCCATGTCGGTTCCCCCATCCTATCTACCCTACTGCTTCCTTCCACAGGCCTGGCTCCTTCCCTCCAACAGACTTACAGCCTCATTTGTCTGCCCAGCACAGTTATCAGTGAACAAACTCCACTGATTTACTTACCCTATTCTTCACCTTCCCCACTTCTTACCCTCTCCTGAGCAACATTCAAGCCCACTGGCTTTCTCACCATCTCAGATGCACCATCTGCCTCCTCTGGGCTTTcatacttgctgttccctctaaCTGGTTTTCTCAGTCCCAGCTCTTTCTCAACTCTTTCTTACCCTAAGGAGACAGCTTAAGAGTCACCTCCCGAGAAGCACCTTCTCTGACCATCCTATCTAAAATAGATCCCCCACCATTGTTCTTTGTCTCCGTGCCCTAATTGTATCCTCTATAACTCTAATCACCCTCtatagttcttttattttatttacttgatgGTTTACTTTTTTGTCTGTGTCCCTCACTGAGTAGTAAACTCCCTCAGCATTTTGTCTGCCTTGTCCATGTCTTTCTTGTCCTTGGTTGTGTTCCTAGAGCCCAGcataatacctggcacatagaggCACTTGATACATTTCCCTTGAACAGTCGCTCAATGGGCATATTCCTGGGAGGGGGATAGCCAGCCAGAAGTGGTTAAGTGGACTCTCCCCCTTTTCACTGGCCTATATCGTCACACCTTTGCCCCTACTTCCCTTCTTCTTAAAATGGTCTCATTGCCTTTCTTTTAGCTCCTTTCTTCACATATAACCTTAGAACTTTTTCCTTATCTCCACAATCTGCTTTAATATCCTTCCTTGAGATGCTATGGGACTTTGTGCCCTCTTCCCTGTTACAGAGGAAGAGGGGTGTCTAAGTCATACATGAACTAGAACTCAGATCAAGTCAAGTCCTCCCTCTGTCACTCAGTGTCTGGGGCAAATCACTTCACCCCccggacctcagtttcctcatctataaaatgggaattatcATAATATCTCTTTTGTCGGCCTGAGCATTAAAGTTGAGATAGTGCCCGTAAACCTTTAGCCACAGTACTTAGCAGACACAATGCACTTGGTCGGTGGCGGGTCCAACTCTCTGTTGCGCTGGTTGACCCTGACTGACTAGACTGTGCCAGGGCAGCAGGTAGGGGCTAAGCACCTAGGGCATGGGGCAGGAGCCTAAGCACTTAGGGGCAGGCACAGCCAGGGGAGGAGTCCTAGCAGAAGGTGAACACAAGCTGGCCTTCCAGAATAGACAGGATTTGGATGGGCAAGGAAAAGCAGAGTGGACTCCCCAGCTTGAGCAGTCTGTGAAGGCATGGGTAAACGTGCCACATACAGGACACAGTTCTGAGGCTGTAACTGACCCACACTTAGAAAACTGAGGAGCAAGGTTGGAGAGGTATGTGAAATCATGTCTTGAAAACCAGACTGAGTAGTTTGATAGAAGTAAACTCATGCTAAAAGTATTGAGGaatctctgcaattttttgagcAAGAAAGtgatgcaacaaaaacaatattttaggAAGAGCAATCTGGTGAGGATGGCTTAGAAAGATAAGTGAACAATGAAGAAATTATTGGAGATGTTTAGGCGGAGGTGGGTGAGCACATGAATGATGCCCTCGCCATTCTCTGCATGTGCCTGTGTCCCAGCATCAAAGCCGTTCCCCAGTAGGAGTGTGCTGACGCTGGGTGGATGTTTTGGCCTGACCTTTACCACCCGGATGGGACTTGGGCTCGTCCTGGCAGTTGCTGTTTCTAGGTAGCTCTTAGATGATctccagattttcttttctgtcaccTCTATACTTCTTTCATCTCCTGCAAGAAACTAGGTTAAGAATAGAATTATTCTTAATCAAGGATCAGAGCAGAGGGGTTAAAATGCAGTCTTTCCAGCTCTGCACTATCTCAGCGCTGCACTTACTGCAGTGTCGTCCAGGCGAGTTATTTAGCTTCTTTGAACTTCTAGTGGTACCTAGGGATGGTGTGAGAATTTAATTAGATAATACATGTATAACACTTGGGAACAATACTGGACACAAAGCAATTTCTCACTAAGTGTTAGTAGTCAGTAGTAATAGTACTTAGTAACAATAATATTgatatctgttaaaaaaaaaaagggggggttaGTAGTATCTACCTTAAAGAGTTATGTTAGAATAAAACAGAATGTGTGTGAAGCCGACtacaagtgcctggcacacagtgggcactcaAGAAATGGGAGTAGTTTTTGACATTCTTATTATTTACAAACAGGTTCAAAGCCACTCCCAATTCCTTTGCATTTGGGCCTTGGCTTCTCCCCTGCCTTCCACCCACGGACACAACCCCCAACCCCCTGTGTCCTCTCTCACAGCCAGTATGACCTTCGGGAGAACAGCAAACACTCGGAGGTGCTGATTGACCTGACAGAGTACTGTGGCCAGCTGGTAGAGGCCAAGTGCCTCACCGTCAACCCCCAGGACAACAACTGCCTGGCAGTGGGGGCCAGCGGGCCCTTTGTGAGGCTCTATGACATTCGCATGATCCATAACCACAGGTATGAATAGCGCGGCCTCCTGTGGGCAAGGGAACCTGGAACCTGCTGCCCCTTTCCCTCATTGCCATGCCCTCTTCTTTTTGAGGtgggttgtttttgcttttttttttacatttcttatttctttaatgtatctattttatttatttatttgtggctgcattgggtcttcgttgctgcgtgtgggctttctctagttttgacgagcgggggctactcttcgttgcggcacacgggcttattgcggtggcttctcttgttgcggagcacaggctctaggcatgcgggctcagtagttgcggctcgcgggctctagagcacaggctcagtagttgtggcgcacgggcttagttgcttcgtggcatgtgggatcttcccagaccagggctccaacccatgtcccctgcattggcaggcagattcttaaccactgtgccaccagggaagccctgcggtgggtttttgtaattttgtgattcttttttaaaaaatttaatccatgcttattttggaaaatatgaaaagtatattaaagaaattacCCATACTCCATTACCTGAAAGAAATCACTGTATATGGTATTTTCTGCTTGTTCTTTCACTATGAGTGTGTGTACAGAGTTATAATCTTATACATGTAATTCCTTTATTTGTACATATAattctactttattctttttttttttttaaacaaaagtagaATATACTCAGAATCTCCACAGAAGTCCCAGACCTGAGCGGCTCCGCCAGCCTGGGTTTTCAGTGGACTCCTGGGACAAGTGCAGAAACTTCCGGCCTGCATTACTTTCATTTGTGGATTTGGGTGACCACTATTGCTCTGCACACACTGCATGACTTAGGGCGGGCCTTGAGCttttagcttcctcatctgtaaaatgggagtaataggGTGGCCATGAACCAAGACAAGTAGGCGGGACCTACTTATAAAGCACTATAATATATGTGTCCACAGCTGTCTAGTTGGTGGACCTTTGGCAGTGCTGAGATAAGGAAGAAAGGTACCTCCTCCTGTATCTCTCCAGGGTATACACTTGGGTTTTTCTCCAGGAAGTGTGGTATGGTCTAGCCAGGAGTACTGTTAGGCCTTATAACCTTATGGTTTGTCTTCCCACCAGAAAGAGCATGAAGCAGAGCCCTTCAGCAGGTGTGCACACCTTCTGTGACCGGCAGAAGCCCCTTCCGGATGGTGCAGCCCAGTATTACGTAGCAGGTAGGGCTCAGCCCAACTCTGGCCCTAAACTCTTGGCAGGGTGCTGATTGTCTGTGGGGCAGTGCAAGGAGGCGGCATGGCATGGTGACCAAGAGCAAGGGGtttagaatcagacagacctgggcttTGATGACTGTCAGTGACCAGCTATCATATAACCTTTGGTAAATTACTTACCCTTGAGGagtcttaatttctcttctgtaaaatggggttgtaATGACTCAATGAGATAAAGCATATAACACAGTTGGCCCAGTTCATAGAGTAAGGGCTCAACATTGGGAGGGATTGGAAGCCTCACACTGGGGTAACAGGGCTGTCCCCTGCAGGTCACCTGCCAGTGAAGCTGCCCGACTACAACAACCGTCTGAGAGTGCTGGTCGCCACCTATGTGACCTTCAGCCCCAATGGCACGGAGCTGCTGGTCAACATGGGAGGAGAGCAGGTATGGACGGCAGCCCAACGTGGatctgcccttccccctcccaccctcacatCCAGCAGCCAGGGCTGTGTACCCCACATCCCCTACCATGAGGCAGACAAGAAGCCTCATTGTAAATGACGTTACTGTGAAATGTGGAGGTGCCATGGCATCTTTGGAATTCCCAGAGAGGTGCCCTGGCCTTGAGTGTAAGGTTTAGAACTGACAGACTTGTCTTCAGATGCTGGCCTTTTGTTTACTAGCTGTGTACTGTGACTTTGAACAACTCTCTTCATTTTCctgaaccttggtttcctcatcttctATTTTCCTAGGAGGAAATCCTGGGGCTCAGAGCATGCAGCCAGGCTGCAGTTTGGGGCCAGCTTTGGGAAGTGTTCTTTGATAACGGCAGGTTGCTAACCCTTCTGTTTACAATCTCTCAGTCAGGATATTTAGTAAGCCTTGCAAAAATTCATTTACTCTACAAAGTCACTGAGTACTTACTCTGGGGGTAGCATTATCATGAACGCGAGGGAAACAAACGTGAAATATGATCCATCCTAGGCTGATGGGAGCGACATGGCAAGTGAAACCGTTGATGACATTTAAAGTCAAGGTGTGATACAAGAGAAATGGGATGGAGACTAGGTGAGCCCTTGAGTTCAGAAGAGGGCTCTGGCTTCAGGTTGCTTAGCTGTCACCTGGCTTAACTAAAGGTAGCATAAAGATGAGTGGCGAGGCAGTCTAGCAGAGTGGTTCGGAGCCAGACAGACTCGGTTTTGGGTCCTGACTGTGCCACCTGCTGCTTTTATGGCCCtggataaattaattaaactctGAGCctacatttcttcatctgttcagGGGGTGATGATAATAGTACCTTTtcatgggggcgggggggcggttctaggatgaaatgaaaaaaagccatataaaacacttagcagaGGTCCTGGAGCAAagtaagaattcaataaatagtaAGTAATAATCGCTAATATGTACTGAGGGAAGTAACTAGCAGTGTTACTTTGGGCAAATTGCTTCTCTGCTCTGAgccttcagttttcccatctataacaTGAGACCTCTGAGGACCTTGTCGACCTAATAAACACGTGATTCGAAGTAATGACAGTATTTCAGGCCATCCGCCCTAAGGGCCAGGAACTGGCGAGATTTTCCTGCCTGAGGTTTGCTCCGTGGAAacacccctcctccctcactgGATGGTTCCCTGCTCAGCACTCAGCTGTGTTCCTGGGAGCCACCCAGGCCTTGCTCACAGTCCAGCCACATTCTTGCCTCACAGTGTCCATTCTTTTCTTGACCCCTGCACTCTAGGTCTATTTGTTTGACCTGACTTACAAGCAGCGGCCGTACACCTTCCTCTTGCCTAGAAAATGCCACTCCTCAGGGGGTAAGTTCTCCCTTCCGGTATCCTTTAGGGCATCTCTGCTGGGGAGCATGAGTGTACAGCGCCTCTGCTGAGAAGCCTGCCACTTACCTTGTGCTGGCTGTGATCCTGCAAAAGGAGTAGATTCTCTGAAATAACACTGTACAGTAAGAAGGAAGGTAATATTAGGTCAGGTCTGTCAAAGGGGTTTGCGTCACAGCCCTTTTCACTTCCCTCCGAAAAAGCAGGTTCTTTCCGTGGCTTGGCTCTTGAGGGCCTGAAGTAATTGTCTTTCCCTTCTCGTCCTGGACCAGTCTCCTCATTGATTTCCTCCTGGGGCCTACAGTTGCTTTAGGCACCTCCTCACCCCccactccatccccacccccagctaaTGCCAAGTTGAAGTTGTGTCCCGCTTCAGCCAGCAGAGGGCGCACAGGCTTTTCTTTATGTCCTTGCCTGCTTTCTGGGAATAGACCTACCTTGGGGGGATAGCCCCACAATGGAACCATCAGACCCTGTGGTGGAAGCTGGAGGGCTGCTGAGGAGAAATAAGAACCTCCTCCTAAGCTGTTGCTGTTCCTttctgcccaccccctcccagaAGTTCAGAATGGCAAGATGTCCACCAATGGTGTGTCCAACGGTGTGTCCAATGGCCTGCACCTTCACAGCAACGGCTTCCGGCTGCCAGAGAGTAGAGGACATGTCAGGTGAGGCCAGCCTGACTTTCCCAACCTTCCCAGCCCCAGTTACACCCCACTGGACTGGAGGGAGGGCATGTCCTGTAAACCTTCCTCCTGACCCCCACCCAGGCATACACCCCAGAGTCAGGGGACTGGGGCAAAGAGGCTTCTGGACTGTGGCTAGTGGTCCCAGTGCCACTTCTTCCTGGTAGGACTCCAGTCATGCTCAATCTGAAGCTCTGGTCCCTTGATACCAGTAGCTGGCGCCAGGACCCAGGGGCTAGCTCATCTTAGCACTGGGCTCCCTCCTATAAAGGGGTCCCACACAGACGGTCCTCCCccattatattttctccattcataGCATCTTCTAGCCTCTGTTCActtccaggccctgtgctgggctttGGATACAGACGTGCCCAGATCCTCTAGCCCTTGAGAGAAACGTAATTATCTATAGAGAGATCCACGAGAGGCACTTGGATGGTAACGAGGTTCGGCTCAGCATGGAGGCTGTAGGTGTCAGCTACTTTCATGCCCAGGAGTTTGATTAAGAATTCCATTAAACCTGTCCAGGACAGCTTCATTtctccctgtttgtttttttttcccccccactgGCTCAGAGCATCTGGAATTGTGACCATTACCTATCACAATAACCCAGGCCAAGGATAGGAGTGGTACTCTCTTTTAGATGACAGTGCAGATCCCGGGGACCGGGAAAACCTGAGTGGCCTTCAGGCAGGGCTACAGACTTCCTGAGAGGCTCCTCTGGCCTTCCTTGGTTGGCCTGACTTGGCTCTGTTCCCTCACAGCCCCCAGGTAGAGCTGCCCCCATACCTGGAGCGTGTGAAACAGCAAGCCAATGAGGCTTTTGCCTGCCAGCAGTGGACCCAGGCCATCCAGCTTTACAGCAAGGCCGTGCAGAGGGCCCCTCACAACGCCATGCTCTACGGGAACCGAGCTGCTGCCTACATGAAGCGCAAGTGGTGAGTGGGCCTGATGGGAACGACCTGCTGAGGCATCCATGGAAGGTAGCAGTGACATCCTGCTGCCTCTTAGGGCTTCTTAGGCCCAGgcttctcctccccacctccaggtTAGTGGTGGGCAAGTGCCTGACTCATTAGTCAGGAAGCCTCAAACACCAAGAAAGCTCACAGTTAAGTGGAACGTGTTCACAAGTAGCTTCAACATGGTGCTTTGTTAGGAAGTGCTGTGACCACTGGAAGTAGGAATTGGGAGAATGGTTAATCCCCACTCTTGGAGAATTGCGCCTTGAATTGGACTTTGAAGGAGCAGTAGAATCTTGCTAGATGGAAATGAGGCATTTGGTGAATTCAGTTGGTATCTGTTTGAATTCAGTTGGTATCTGTTTGAAATGATTCTGCAGCTCCTTGACCTTGGGGCTTGCTTTCCTATGCTCTTGGACCGTTTGGACCAAACACAAACAAGATCCTAGACATCCAAAGCTGTCTGTGGGTCTTGCTGAGTTGTAGTGGCTGGTGGTAAGGGAGTAGTAGGTCCATCTCCTGAAGAACCCTTTATCTTTGGAGACCACCAGGGCCCCCGGCCCTTCTGCCTGCAGCACCAGCAGGCAGGCAGGCGGGCAGGCAGACCCCAtcccccagccaggcccaggaCGGGAGATGGACAAAGCTGGGCCCACAGCCATTTCTGCTCCGTCTGGCATCCCTTGGCTCTGCCCAGACAGACAGGCCAGCTGGTGTGCCATCGTCTGGCTGCAACTAGTCAGGCCAGAGAGGGAAGCTTAAGAAACCCACCCAAGTCGGCAGGGTGGTGGATGGGGGTTCGGAACGATGCTGCCCCCACGGGCCTTAGCTCAGGCATCAGGAGCTTGCCAAGGGCTCAGATGGCAGCCAACCCCAGGAGACAACAGCTTTGGGGCCATCCTGAGGTGTGTTGCCCCTCTTTCCCAGCAGGTGGGTAGAATGCAGTGGTGTTCAATCAGGCTCTAGGCTAAGAGTTGTCTCATTCCTGCATTCTTGCTAAGAGAGACTGATGATTTCCCAATCCGTGGGTACCCTCACCATGTTCTCTGAATTCCTACTATGCACCAAGAACTAGGGACACAAAGTTCTGTCACTCTGAGTTCTTGTGCTCCGGAGTGCTCAGTCTCTGGACAGGGGATAAAGATGTGGACATGCTTCATCACCAAAGAGGCAGGAAGCAGTAAGTCTTTGAATGATCAGGTGAAGTGCTGTGGGCATCAGGAAAAGTTAGGTCACTTTAACTGGGGATCAGGGAAGCACCAGGAAGATGTGATGTCTGAATGGGCTTTCAGTGTCAGCAGGCTTAGAGGGAGACGCAAGGAGGAGGGGACTGTGGGGGAAGGACATTCCCAGGGAGATGAAATGGTGTGAACaaaggcatgggggtggggggctgactGAAGAGCTTGTTTGCAGAACAACAAATCCatttggctggagcagagggttCGGGCTGGGACTGGCAGGAGATGAGTCTGTGAGGTAGCCTGGGGCCAGCCTGCGAAGGACTTGGAATGCAGAGCGGTGGCGTTTTGGCCTTGATTCAGTGGACCATGGGCAGCTTCTGAAGAGTTTTGAGCAGGAGAGGGCTGtgctgagggctgtcttttcaggGAGATTGATCTGGCAGTAAGTCTGGATGGGTGAGCCCTGGGGCCAGtctgctctctccccagccccacatGCCTGCCAGTGACCCCCAGAATGTCACATTCTGTCCCGGGCCAGTCTCCCCAGGGCTGCCATCTGCTCCTGGATGCAGTGGGAGCGGTCACCCTCTGGCACCTGGCTGCTCTCTGGTCTGGCTCTCTCCAGGAGCTCTGAGGGCCACCTTGCAGGCAGTAATTGGCTTTCCAAACAGCGCCTGCTCCTTCGTCACAGCCACCCGTTCTGACGCAGGCCGTGCCATCGAAGCACTCTGTCTCctgcctgcccccaccctggCTGAGCTGCTTGCTCCTGGTCTGAGCATGGCCGCTCCAAGGACCAGATGCTTCCTCTGAGCGCTGTAGGAGGAGGGTCAGGAGGATAGCTCCCATGTTGGGCCTGCTCTGGCCTCGTGCAGGGGAGCTGTGAGCTGTGCCTTGGTGGAGGGAACGTCAGCTCTAGGGAGTGCTGCTTAGCACAGTTGGGTCCTAGGCCCACCTCAACccagcaggaaaacaaaaaacaaaaaaaaacccacagctcccaaaggagaaaggtgggtcCTGTGACCCACCTGGCTCTCCAGATAAGAGGTGGGAACTGGTCTGTGGAGCTGGGGGAAGGTGTATTTTCTATTCCGGCACagggtgggagaaggaggggctTTTTCTttggcccctccccacccccccaaaaccaTTCCCACTTCCCCATATTCCTGCTTTGGGAGTTTGGAGAAGTCAGTGTGGATGATTTGGAGCTCCTGGTGTatgcccgcccccccaccccgccatcaGCTTCCAGAGGACTGACTCTGCCAGACTGTCAGGCCCCATCCTCCAGCCCTGGGAGGTAGAGGCCACAGCTGCTGTGGATCAGTCAGCCAGGACAGAGGGGGGTCTGGCTGAGGGCTTGCTGCCCGCTGGTCAGACCCTGAGTCCCCAGCCTGGCCCTTCTGGCTTCCCCGGAGCACAGAACTGTCCTTGAGGGC
The genomic region above belongs to Phocoena sinus isolate mPhoSin1 chromosome 1, mPhoSin1.pri, whole genome shotgun sequence and contains:
- the WDTC1 gene encoding WD and tetratricopeptide repeats protein 1 isoform X3, whose amino-acid sequence is MAKVNITRDLICRQIKERGALSFERRYHVTDPFIRRLGLEAELQGHSGCVNCLEWNEKGDLLASGSDDQHTIVWDPLHHKKLLSMHTGHTANIFSVKQFLPHAGDRILITGAADSKVHVHDLTVKETIHMFGDHTNRVKRIATAPMWPNTFWSAAEDGLIRQYDLRENSKHSEVLIDLTEYCGQLVEAKCLTVNPQDNNCLAVGASGPFVRLYDIRMIHNHRKSMKQSPSAGVHTFCDRQKPLPDGAAQYYVAGHLPVKLPDYNNRLRVLVATYVTFSPNGTELLVNMGGEQVYLFDLTYKQRPYTFLLPRKCHSSGVQNGKMSTNGVSNGVSNGLHLHSNGFRLPESRGHVSPQVELPPYLERVKQQANEAFACQQWTQAIQLYSKAVQRAPHNAMLYGNRAAAYMKRKWDGDHYDALRDCLKAISLNPCHLKAHFRLARCLFELKYVAEALECLDDFKGKFPEQAHSSACDALGRDITAALFSKNDGDEKKGAGGGGSGPVRLRSTSRKDSISEDEMVLRERSYDYQFRYCGHCNTTTDIKEANFFGSNAQYIVSGSDDGSFFIWEKETTNLVRVLQGDESIVNCLQPHPSYCFLATSGIDPVVRLWNPRPESEDLTGRVVEDMEGASQANQRRMNADPLEVMLLNMGYRITGLSSAGAGASDDEDSSEGQVQCRPS
- the WDTC1 gene encoding WD and tetratricopeptide repeats protein 1 isoform X4 is translated as MAKVNITRDLICRQIKERGALSFERRYHVTDPFIRRLGLEAELQGHSGCVNCLEWNEKGDLLASGSDDQHTIVWDPLHHKKLLSMHTGHTANIFSVKFLPHAGDRILITGAADSKVHVHDLTVKETIHMFGDHTNRVKRIATAPMWPNTFWSAAEDGLIRQYDLRENSKHSEVLIDLTEYCGQLVEAKCLTVNPQDNNCLAVGASGPFVRLYDIRMIHNHRKSMKQSPSAGVHTFCDRQKPLPDGAAQYYVAGHLPVKLPDYNNRLRVLVATYVTFSPNGTELLVNMGGEQVYLFDLTYKQRPYTFLLPRKCHSSGVQNGKMSTNGVSNGVSNGLHLHSNGFRLPESRGHVSPQVELPPYLERVKQQANEAFACQQWTQAIQLYSKAVQRAPHNAMLYGNRAAAYMKRKWDGDHYDALRDCLKAISLNPCHLKAHFRLARCLFELKYVAEALECLDDFKGKFPEQAHSSACDALGRDITAALFSKNDGDEKKGAGGGGSGPVRLRSTSRKDSISEDEMVLRERSYDYQFRYCGHCNTTTDIKEANFFGSNAQYIVSGSDDGSFFIWEKETTNLVRVLQGDESIVNCLQPHPSYCFLATSGIDPVVRLWNPRPESEDLTGRVVEDMEGASQANQRRMNADPLEVMLLNMGYRITGLSSAGAGASDDEDSSEGQVQCRPS
- the WDTC1 gene encoding WD and tetratricopeptide repeats protein 1 isoform X1, which encodes MAKVNITRDLICRQIKERGALSFERRYHVTDPFIRRLGLEAELQGHSGCVNCLEWNEKGDLLASGSDDQHTIVWDPLHHKKLLSMHTGHTANIFSVKQFLPHAGDRILITGAADSKVHVHDLTVKETIHMFGDHTNRVKRIATAPMWPNTFWSAAEDGLIRQYDLRENSKHSEVLIDLTEYCGQLVEAKCLTVNPQDNNCLAVGASGPFVRLYDIRMIHNHRKSMKQSPSAGVHTFCDRQKPLPDGAAQYYVAGHLPVKLPDYNNRLRVLVATYVTFSPNGTELLVNMGGEQVYLFDLTYKQRPYTFLLPRKCHSSGEVQNGKMSTNGVSNGVSNGLHLHSNGFRLPESRGHVSPQVELPPYLERVKQQANEAFACQQWTQAIQLYSKAVQRAPHNAMLYGNRAAAYMKRKWDGDHYDALRDCLKAISLNPCHLKAHFRLARCLFELKYVAEALECLDDFKGKFPEQAHSSACDALGRDITAALFSKNDGDEKKGAGGGGSGPVRLRSTSRKDSISEDEMVLRERSYDYQFRYCGHCNTTTDIKEANFFGSNAQYIVSGSDDGSFFIWEKETTNLVRVLQGDESIVNCLQPHPSYCFLATSGIDPVVRLWNPRPESEDLTGRVVEDMEGASQANQRRMNADPLEVMLLNMGYRITGLSSAGAGASDDEDSSEGQVQCRPS